The Fructilactobacillus myrtifloralis genome contains a region encoding:
- a CDS encoding flavodoxin, with the protein MPQSKTLIAYFSRTGNTKEVAQLIHAQVGGDLFAIQTKQPLPASFEEQKTEAQADQDANRRPALANQVPNFAEYDTIYIGTPTWDMALPQPVASFLTSYDLQGKTIFPFATNAGFGTGTLFNQIKELAPGATVKPSLTIKGGNEGAGQKLVITGDYQAEVNQQVSDWLTANQ; encoded by the coding sequence ATGCCACAATCAAAAACCTTAATTGCTTATTTTTCTCGAACTGGCAACACCAAGGAAGTCGCCCAGCTGATCCACGCACAAGTAGGGGGCGACTTATTTGCCATCCAGACGAAACAACCCCTGCCAGCTTCCTTTGAGGAACAAAAAACCGAGGCGCAGGCAGATCAAGACGCTAACCGGCGTCCGGCGTTAGCGAATCAGGTACCAAACTTTGCCGAATATGACACCATTTACATCGGTACCCCAACGTGGGACATGGCGCTGCCCCAACCAGTCGCTAGCTTCTTAACGAGTTACGATTTGCAGGGCAAAACCATTTTTCCCTTTGCTACCAACGCCGGGTTTGGAACCGGAACTTTGTTTAACCAAATCAAAGAACTCGCCCCTGGTGCTACGGTCAAACCCAGTTTAACCATCAAAGGTGGTAACGAAGGCGCCGGCCAAAAATTAGTCATCACCGGTGACTATCAAGCGGAAGTTAACCAACAAGTCAGTGACTGGCTCACAGCCAATCAATAA
- the secA2 gene encoding accessory Sec system translocase SecA2, whose product MHKYQTLAKKIKNRARELQNLTDQELKNQTVQFRNQIKHGSRLDDLLIEAYATVCEADRRVLGLSPYLTQIIGALVLHEGNIAEMKTGEGKTLTATMPLYLHGLIGNGVFLITANPYLARRDAEEIGKVYRWLGLTVGLGVTKDDDEDDEERDLAKIYASDIVYTTHSSLGFDYLFDNLATTPDEQYIHNLDFAIIDEIDSILLDQAQTPLIVSGAPNVKSNLYALSELMIHQLQEHVDFEKSTDGKSVWLTEDGLTHLETYAGIDDLLSEEHHNLYRHLVIALKANYLFTKDRDYVVENHEVILLDKMNGRKLPGTKLQAGLHQAIEAKEHAKISEETKGMASITYQNLFKLFQRISGMTGTALTDADEFRDTYHLDTIVIPTNRKVIRKDHPDQVYVTNQAKIEASLAKVIEISRAHRPILIETGSVSMSELYSRLLLAKGYAHNILNATSAAKENRIIKEAGNCDSITVATAMAGRGTDIKLSPQAKQNGGLYVIGTERMSSARIDNQLRGRAGRQGEPGDSMFFVSLEDKIVTENAPKWVKKFRKRVTADPNFDLSQPLASLRFKHVVDRAQGVQKNSEVSGRQQTLAFDEVAKVQRNYLYQLRNRIMRSEDLDQILKTAIRLAVLDFVDQVTSYTDVIDFIYNNIDYFFVDEAGELETNWHNPRFLTEYLMKLIQHRQTEVAQQFANEDQLAYYKRLVILKSLDLMWIEQVDALQQLKEVVSNRNWGQHKPVYEYQDEAQRSFKTMKREIYRLILKNSLLSEIVYQDDGTIKVIFV is encoded by the coding sequence ATGCATAAATATCAAACATTAGCTAAAAAAATTAAAAACCGCGCACGCGAGCTCCAGAACTTGACTGATCAGGAGCTGAAAAACCAAACGGTCCAGTTTCGCAATCAAATTAAACACGGGAGTCGGCTCGACGATTTACTCATTGAAGCCTATGCAACCGTTTGTGAAGCAGACCGGCGGGTTTTAGGGCTTTCTCCCTACCTGACCCAAATTATTGGGGCCTTAGTGCTACACGAGGGTAACATTGCTGAAATGAAAACCGGAGAGGGGAAAACCCTAACGGCCACGATGCCCCTTTATCTACACGGCCTCATTGGGAACGGGGTGTTTTTGATCACGGCCAATCCCTACCTAGCACGGCGTGATGCCGAAGAAATCGGGAAGGTTTACCGTTGGTTAGGCTTAACCGTGGGCCTAGGGGTGACTAAGGACGATGACGAAGATGATGAAGAACGGGATTTAGCTAAAATCTACGCATCAGACATCGTGTACACCACCCACAGTAGCCTGGGGTTTGATTATTTATTCGATAACCTGGCCACAACCCCCGATGAACAGTACATTCATAATTTAGATTTTGCCATCATTGATGAAATTGATTCGATTCTGCTGGATCAAGCGCAAACGCCGTTAATCGTGTCCGGAGCGCCGAACGTGAAATCGAATCTCTATGCGCTATCAGAACTTATGATTCACCAATTACAGGAACACGTTGATTTTGAAAAATCGACCGACGGAAAAAGCGTGTGGTTAACGGAGGATGGCTTGACCCATCTAGAAACCTATGCGGGCATCGATGATTTACTAAGTGAAGAGCACCATAATCTGTATCGGCACCTCGTGATTGCCTTAAAGGCGAACTACTTATTTACGAAGGACCGTGATTACGTGGTGGAAAACCATGAGGTGATTCTGCTGGATAAGATGAACGGGCGAAAGCTCCCGGGAACCAAACTCCAAGCAGGGCTTCACCAGGCGATTGAAGCCAAGGAACATGCCAAAATTAGTGAAGAAACTAAAGGGATGGCCAGCATTACCTACCAAAACCTATTTAAGTTGTTTCAGCGCATCTCCGGGATGACCGGAACCGCCCTGACGGATGCCGATGAATTCCGGGATACCTATCATTTAGATACCATCGTGATTCCAACCAACCGCAAGGTTATTCGCAAGGACCATCCGGATCAAGTGTATGTCACGAACCAGGCTAAAATCGAAGCTTCGTTGGCGAAGGTAATCGAAATTTCACGCGCGCACCGTCCCATTCTGATCGAAACGGGCTCCGTCTCGATGTCCGAACTCTATTCCCGGCTCTTACTTGCAAAGGGGTATGCGCACAACATTCTGAATGCGACAAGTGCTGCTAAGGAAAATCGGATTATCAAAGAAGCTGGGAACTGTGATTCCATTACGGTTGCGACGGCAATGGCCGGTCGGGGCACGGATATCAAGTTATCCCCCCAGGCCAAGCAAAACGGCGGGCTCTATGTGATTGGGACCGAACGGATGTCGTCGGCTCGAATCGATAATCAACTGCGGGGCCGGGCCGGCCGGCAGGGAGAACCCGGCGATAGTATGTTTTTTGTCTCACTCGAGGATAAGATTGTGACGGAGAACGCCCCGAAGTGGGTCAAGAAATTCCGTAAGCGGGTGACCGCTGATCCTAATTTTGATCTTAGTCAACCGCTGGCAAGTCTGCGCTTCAAACACGTGGTTGATCGGGCTCAGGGAGTTCAAAAAAACAGCGAGGTTTCTGGGCGGCAACAAACGCTGGCCTTTGATGAGGTTGCGAAAGTGCAAAGGAACTACTTGTATCAGTTACGAAACCGAATTATGCGTTCGGAGGACCTCGATCAAATCCTGAAAACGGCGATTCGCTTGGCTGTTTTAGATTTTGTGGACCAGGTGACGAGTTATACCGATGTGATTGATTTCATTTACAACAACATTGACTACTTTTTTGTTGATGAAGCGGGGGAGTTAGAGACAAATTGGCACAATCCCCGGTTTTTAACTGAGTACCTCATGAAGCTGATTCAACACCGGCAAACCGAGGTTGCCCAACAGTTTGCTAATGAAGACCAGTTAGCGTACTACAAACGGCTGGTGATCTTGAAGTCGTTGGATTTAATGTGGATTGAACAAGTTGATGCCTTGCAACAGTTAAAAGAAGTTGTTAGTAACCGAAACTGGGGGCAGCATAAACCAGTGTATGAATATCAAGATGAGGCGCAACGATCCTTTAAAACCATGAAACGGGAAATTTACCGGTTGATTTTAAAGAACAGCCTGCTTTCGGAGATCGTGTACCAAGATGACGGTACGATTAAAGTGATTTTTGTGTAA
- the asp1 gene encoding accessory Sec system protein Asp1 — protein MFYLIPTWKRDTLELDYDAILNYALMLEENDEPYVLVTDTFLPMFMYQLNQFDLLNAPIFQAFDVIQGVQPRLGKPLALEDVPELNHLDRIYSPHGVLLVKGQQRVATARMFADQFLQQLTYYQGEQRQVDDFDARGFLSRRRQYQGHELQTEILFDPTGTPVLTVDQTEAGRVSINPDCHRFKHSSYASLDELVTEVMEQYLDQQPHSVNLVAAFARENLGITKQLQRHYRTGIVINQDDYRNRKLIHAAFQLRSPLLLPSSNVADQVRQLGRHHNAALHVVSPYTTQLELGNSNSNDTQIIFWHVSTMHATRFKRLAAGLIELVLAAEDHELMIDTHSEAIYGLAQAAIKTQVEEYFQISMTSEAFLWVQRYLRKKAKQQITPPLAKEAKLRKQRPDWKRLVRACETLDRLHVQGNSSVAFYNQIFDRIRILVDLAIVPNNYLQVKAINAGIPQINQVRTQFVKNQHNGVVVKKDAEVVSAVQSFLDSLQRWNQALVDNVKEISAFSGTANIEKLQEIFKGMGS, from the coding sequence ATGTTTTACTTAATTCCAACGTGGAAACGCGATACGTTAGAGCTCGATTACGATGCCATTTTAAACTATGCCTTGATGCTGGAAGAAAATGATGAACCGTACGTGCTGGTGACCGATACGTTTCTACCAATGTTTATGTATCAATTAAATCAGTTTGATTTACTGAACGCCCCGATTTTTCAAGCGTTTGATGTTATCCAGGGAGTTCAGCCGCGGTTAGGGAAGCCCTTGGCACTAGAAGATGTGCCAGAACTCAACCACCTGGACCGCATTTATTCGCCTCACGGGGTGCTCCTAGTAAAGGGGCAACAACGGGTTGCGACCGCCCGCATGTTTGCGGATCAATTTTTGCAACAGCTGACTTATTATCAAGGCGAACAACGCCAAGTAGATGATTTTGATGCCCGGGGCTTTTTATCGCGACGGCGGCAGTATCAAGGTCATGAGTTACAAACAGAAATTCTCTTTGACCCAACCGGAACTCCGGTACTTACGGTTGATCAAACTGAAGCGGGGCGAGTGAGCATTAATCCTGATTGCCATCGCTTTAAGCACTCCAGCTATGCCTCGTTGGATGAACTCGTCACGGAGGTAATGGAGCAGTATTTAGACCAGCAACCGCATTCCGTTAATCTGGTTGCGGCCTTTGCACGTGAGAACCTCGGCATTACCAAGCAGTTGCAACGGCATTACCGCACGGGGATTGTAATTAACCAAGATGACTATCGGAACCGAAAGCTCATTCACGCAGCGTTTCAACTGCGGTCACCGTTGTTACTTCCTAGTTCCAACGTGGCCGATCAAGTGCGCCAGTTGGGGCGGCACCATAATGCAGCGTTACACGTGGTATCGCCGTACACTACCCAACTTGAGTTAGGAAATAGTAATAGTAACGATACGCAGATCATTTTTTGGCACGTCAGCACCATGCATGCGACCCGCTTCAAGCGCTTAGCTGCCGGGCTGATTGAGCTAGTCCTAGCCGCGGAAGATCACGAGCTGATGATTGATACTCACTCAGAAGCGATTTACGGACTTGCCCAGGCAGCCATTAAAACGCAGGTTGAGGAATATTTCCAGATTTCAATGACTTCGGAAGCCTTTCTGTGGGTACAACGGTACCTGCGTAAAAAGGCGAAGCAGCAAATTACCCCTCCGTTAGCCAAAGAGGCGAAGCTACGAAAACAAAGGCCCGATTGGAAACGCTTGGTGCGGGCATGTGAGACGTTAGACCGGTTACACGTGCAGGGTAATAGTTCGGTTGCGTTTTACAACCAAATTTTTGACCGGATTCGCATTCTCGTTGATCTGGCAATCGTGCCGAATAACTATTTGCAGGTTAAAGCGATTAACGCGGGGATTCCGCAGATTAACCAAGTGCGCACGCAGTTTGTGAAGAATCAGCATAACGGCGTGGTGGTTAAAAAAGATGCTGAAGTGGTTTCAGCAGTGCAGTCCTTCTTAGATTCACTCCAGCGATGGAATCAGGCCTTGGTGGATAATGTGAAGGAAATTTCGGCCTTTTCAGGAACGGCCAACATCGAAAAGTTACAGGAGATTTTTAAAGGAATGGGGTCTTAA
- a CDS encoding accessory Sec system protein translocase subunit SecY2: protein MKIVLKKGCFTLGLLIIFELGSLVLLPGFAPRDYVGTIEQSSYINIVSGNFGSQITVPSLFALGMGPYMTALIIWQTLSAINEKSFQRLSQKTVGTWQKVITMFLAVVQAMATTLLFLRYHPHYLGFSSGSFYFVTLTFLVAGAMLIVWMADLNAKFGIGGTSIFIIPGLIKNLPNVLNSGRTTPLQFPVWGWLIVAVVILLFVIGAVFINNSELRIEIERININNRLTNSYIPIKVLVSGAMPFMFALSLFSIPSLLVAELQGSGGLKAGLATLFSFNTWQGVVLYGCIIVLLGYGFAFVNFQPHNIAKSLKKNGDYIMDVTPGVTTEDYLKTQLMRMAFLGNGYILLVATVPLIIGLFFNQVTNFSFLFGSILILITMLDSIFQEIRALVNKQQYQIF from the coding sequence GTGAAAATAGTACTAAAAAAAGGGTGCTTCACGCTCGGATTGTTAATTATATTCGAATTAGGAAGTCTGGTGCTCCTGCCAGGCTTTGCGCCTAGAGACTACGTGGGCACGATTGAGCAAAGTTCATACATCAACATTGTTTCTGGAAACTTCGGAAGTCAAATTACCGTCCCCAGCCTCTTTGCACTTGGAATGGGACCCTATATGACGGCCTTAATTATTTGGCAAACACTGTCCGCCATTAACGAGAAGTCATTTCAGCGGCTATCACAAAAAACGGTGGGAACGTGGCAAAAAGTGATTACCATGTTTCTGGCGGTTGTTCAAGCGATGGCCACGACCCTCTTATTTTTACGGTATCATCCCCACTACCTAGGGTTTTCCAGCGGATCATTTTACTTTGTGACCCTCACCTTTCTTGTGGCCGGGGCGATGTTGATCGTGTGGATGGCCGATTTAAACGCGAAGTTTGGAATTGGGGGGACCAGTATCTTTATCATCCCTGGACTCATCAAGAACCTACCAAACGTTTTGAACTCCGGGCGCACCACTCCACTGCAGTTTCCGGTGTGGGGATGGTTGATTGTGGCCGTAGTGATTCTCTTGTTTGTGATTGGGGCGGTGTTTATCAACAATTCCGAATTACGCATTGAAATTGAACGGATTAACATTAATAACCGGTTGACGAATTCATATATTCCAATCAAAGTGCTGGTTTCCGGGGCGATGCCGTTTATGTTTGCCCTCTCCTTGTTTTCGATTCCGTCCCTGTTGGTAGCCGAATTACAGGGAAGCGGGGGTCTAAAAGCGGGGTTAGCGACCCTCTTCTCGTTCAATACCTGGCAAGGGGTGGTGCTCTACGGATGCATCATTGTGTTACTAGGATATGGATTTGCATTCGTTAACTTTCAACCACATAACATTGCGAAGTCGTTGAAGAAAAACGGTGATTACATTATGGATGTAACGCCGGGAGTCACGACCGAAGATTATTTAAAAACCCAGTTAATGCGAATGGCCTTTTTAGGCAATGGGTACATTTTACTGGTAGCCACGGTGCCTTTAATCATCGGGTTATTTTTCAATCAGGTTACTAATTTTTCGTTCTTATTTGGTTCAATTCTGATCTTAATCACGATGCTGGACAGTATTTTTCAAGAAATCCGGGCACTGGTGAATAAACAGCAATACCAAATTTTTTAA